A region from the Acidiferrobacter sp. SPIII_3 genome encodes:
- a CDS encoding type IV toxin-antitoxin system AbiEi family antitoxin domain-containing protein — MSRQNETKLNWLQRNLPEGLVVDAGWLEARGYSRALRSKYVARGWLDSVARGAYLRPPARLMASGEEPALHWQNVVISLQTLLERPLVVGGRTALELQGLAHYLGASGPREIHLYGDAPPPAWVGKLGLAASFVFHNAGRLFGNKLITPGEAVIGARLCDWKHDADLRQSGLICETWGHWDWPLVLSTPERAILELLDGVPQRETFHQADVLMEGLHNLSPRRLHELLVACHSVKVKRLFLWFAERHEHAWLKRLDRRGVDLGRGKRMLVRGGRLDAKFHITVPENLDAAG, encoded by the coding sequence ATGAGTCGACAAAACGAGACAAAGCTAAACTGGCTTCAGCGAAACCTCCCCGAAGGGTTGGTGGTCGATGCGGGCTGGCTGGAGGCCCGCGGGTACTCGAGGGCGTTGCGCAGCAAATACGTTGCGCGCGGTTGGCTCGATTCCGTGGCGCGTGGGGCGTATCTTCGTCCACCGGCACGCCTCATGGCTTCCGGAGAGGAACCGGCCCTTCATTGGCAGAACGTCGTCATCTCGCTCCAGACGCTGCTGGAGCGACCTTTGGTCGTGGGTGGCCGCACGGCGCTCGAGTTGCAGGGCCTCGCTCATTATCTTGGTGCTTCCGGCCCGCGCGAGATCCATCTCTACGGTGACGCGCCCCCACCCGCGTGGGTCGGCAAGCTTGGGTTGGCGGCCAGCTTTGTTTTTCATAACGCCGGAAGGCTTTTTGGAAACAAACTGATCACGCCCGGCGAGGCCGTGATTGGCGCTCGCCTGTGCGATTGGAAGCATGACGCGGATTTGCGTCAAAGTGGGCTCATCTGCGAGACGTGGGGCCATTGGGACTGGCCGCTCGTGCTATCGACCCCGGAGCGGGCCATTCTTGAGTTGCTCGACGGCGTTCCCCAGCGCGAAACCTTTCACCAGGCGGACGTGCTTATGGAAGGGTTGCACAACCTGAGCCCGCGGCGACTCCATGAGCTGCTCGTCGCCTGTCATAGCGTGAAGGTCAAGCGTCTGTTCTTATGGTTCGCCGAGAGGCATGAGCATGCCTGGCTGAAACGACTTGACCGCAGGGGCGTCGATCTCGGCCGCGGCAAGCGCATGCTGGTGCGGGGTGGCAGGCTCGATGCCAAGTTTCACATCACTGTTCCCGAAAACCTCGATGCCGCTGGATAA
- a CDS encoding nucleotidyl transferase AbiEii/AbiGii toxin family protein — protein sequence MPLDNIYRQQAALLIRTIPFVAPEECLALKGGTALNLFVRDMPRLSVDIDLTYLPVADRGSSLATIDAVLKAIARRIEAAFPQAHVNAASPRNEAGITKLAIRLGGVQIKIEVTPVLRGCVYQPQNRTVTARVEEEFGFAEIQVVSLPDLFAGKLVAALDRQHPRDLFDVRGLLASEGIDDHLRKAFIVYLLSHNRPFAEVLHPTRLDIVQEFERGFRGMTDEPVTAEELMQAREDLIGDIVGCMPENHRQFLLTVQRGRPEWQLLGVPGVQSLPAVKWRLENLARMEKSKRDALAATLAEVLKIAD from the coding sequence ATGCCGCTGGATAATATCTACCGCCAGCAAGCGGCGCTCCTGATCCGAACCATTCCCTTCGTGGCCCCGGAAGAATGTCTCGCGCTCAAGGGGGGAACGGCGCTCAATCTGTTCGTCAGGGATATGCCGCGCCTCTCTGTGGATATCGACCTGACCTATCTGCCCGTGGCTGATCGCGGCTCCTCGTTGGCCACCATTGACGCGGTACTCAAGGCTATCGCGCGGCGCATTGAGGCCGCGTTTCCGCAGGCCCACGTCAATGCGGCCAGCCCCCGGAACGAAGCGGGCATCACCAAGCTCGCCATACGGCTTGGCGGCGTTCAGATAAAGATCGAAGTTACGCCCGTCCTGCGGGGTTGCGTATACCAGCCCCAAAATCGCACCGTTACGGCCCGCGTCGAGGAGGAATTTGGCTTTGCCGAAATCCAAGTGGTGTCGCTACCCGACCTCTTTGCCGGAAAGCTCGTTGCTGCCCTTGACCGCCAACACCCGCGCGATCTGTTCGATGTGCGCGGCCTGCTCGCAAGCGAGGGTATCGATGATCATCTGCGCAAGGCCTTCATCGTGTACCTGCTAAGTCACAATCGTCCGTTCGCGGAGGTACTGCATCCGACGCGTCTGGATATTGTTCAGGAGTTCGAGCGGGGATTTCGCGGGATGACCGATGAGCCGGTAACCGCCGAAGAGCTCATGCAGGCCCGCGAGGACCTGATCGGTGATATCGTGGGCTGCATGCCTGAGAACCATCGCCAGTTTCTTTTGACAGTGCAGCGCGGGAGGCCCGAGTGGCAACTGCTTGGTGTACCGGGCGTCCAATCGTTACCGGCGGTCAAATGGCGGCTGGAGAACCTGGCGCGGATGGAGAAGAGCAAGCGAGACGCGCTGGCCGCCACATTGGCCGAGGTGCTGAAAATCGCCGACTGA
- a CDS encoding amino acid transport protein: MDLILGLIFGIIGSAYFVYGRKQQHASALFAGVALMIFPMLVSQEVWLIIGGLAFTVLPFVVSI; this comes from the coding sequence ATGGATCTAATCCTCGGTCTGATCTTCGGCATCATCGGTTCCGCCTATTTCGTGTATGGGCGCAAGCAGCAGCACGCGAGCGCTTTGTTCGCGGGCGTAGCGCTCATGATCTTCCCCATGCTCGTCTCCCAGGAAGTATGGCTCATAATCGGCGGCCTGGCCTTCACGGTGTTGCCGTTCGTGGTGTCGATCTAG
- a CDS encoding thioredoxin fold domain-containing protein — protein MRGTTRITAGVLALLMAAGGAQARPADNTRLWTFVRHTTTIREGRHHVRLYVFFDPNCPYCHDLYEALQPIIRSQGLGVRFVPVGILALSSYGKAAALLEASRPQAAMARMEAGFHGGRGAIRPRRATAPVARALLYNVRLFEAAGAQGVPFLVYKTRAGHVHTVTGDPPATALEGIVARITGHPRSTPRTATP, from the coding sequence AGGATCACAGCGGGGGTTCTCGCGCTCCTGATGGCGGCCGGGGGCGCGCAGGCGCGGCCTGCCGACAATACCCGCCTCTGGACCTTTGTGCGGCACACCACCACCATCCGCGAGGGCCGCCACCACGTCCGGCTCTATGTGTTCTTCGACCCCAATTGTCCGTACTGCCACGACCTCTACGAGGCCCTGCAACCAATCATCCGCTCTCAAGGGCTCGGGGTGCGCTTTGTGCCGGTCGGGATCCTCGCGCTATCAAGTTATGGCAAGGCCGCGGCGCTGCTCGAGGCCAGCCGCCCGCAGGCGGCCATGGCGCGCATGGAGGCGGGCTTTCATGGGGGCCGCGGGGCCATACGTCCGCGGCGGGCCACTGCGCCCGTGGCGCGCGCGTTGCTCTACAACGTCCGCCTGTTCGAGGCCGCCGGCGCCCAAGGCGTGCCCTTCCTCGTCTACAAGACACGCGCCGGCCATGTCCATACCGTCACCGGCGACCCGCCGGCGACGGCGCTCGAAGGCATCGTGGCGCGCATCACCGGCCACCCTAGATCGACACCACGAACGGCAACACCGTGA